The DNA window AAATCCGCCCTGCCCCCTCGTCCCTCCAGTACGTAACGCCCCGGTTCGCATTCAGGCCCAGGGATACGTCCAGGCTGTCGGACAGGGGATCGAACGTCCACTGTTCCTCCCCGCTGGCCGCATCGAGCGCAATCACCTTCAACTGTGGGGAGGTGCCGTACAGCGTCCCGTCAACGACGATGGGATTGGCCTGAATTTGCGAGCGCTCCGTCGCATCCTTCGTGTGATACGTCCACGCGCGTTCGAGCCGGTCGACAGTTGCCGTATCAATCTGCGTCAGAGACGAGTAGCGGATCGACGATGGACCGCCTCCACGCGATCGCCAGTGCTCATGCTCAGACGGCGGGCCAGGACGTCCGCAACCGATGAGAAGCAGAAGTAGTGTCCCCAAAACAATCTGACATTGCCACACGGGACAACCCATCATTCGCACACAAACCAAGGAAAGAAAGACGGCACACAGACAAATGTAGCAGACGGCGTTCCGAGAATCCAAGAATCTCGGTCGGTGGGCCGACATGGCGGCGCTCCCGAGAAACCTCCTGCGGGCACGCGGCCGTAGGAGAGATGTCCGTTTCTTTTCCACCACCCCTCTACTTTACAATCGTGACTGACGATACTGCTGCAGAATTGACCGCTGCCGTGGAGGCGTGCGACGAGGCGCGCGCGGAGCTGGAAACGGCCCTTGACGCCGCCGCGGCCGAAGGCGACGACGAAGAACACCTTCAGGCCGTCGCCTCTGCACTTGAGGCGTGGCGCGACGGACAACGGCGGTTTATGGATCTCGTGGACGCCTCAGAGGCCTCGGATGTAGCTACGGCCGCCATGCTGCTCAAAATGAACCACGGAACCGACTCTACGAATGCCCGACGCGGCCTGCCGGGCGTACATGTCGACGGAACCGACCAGCCGTTCGACGTAGACATGAGCGGGACCCGGGGAACCGTGTTGACGACCGCCGCCATGGAGTACGTGACTCCCCCCGAAGAGTAGTCTGCCCACCGTCTCGCCCCCTATGCAGAACGTCCCCGGCACGTATGCTCTCCTCCTACGCGCCTCTACCGCACGTACAATTACCGTAGGGGCCCTGGGAGACCTGCAGGTATCGCCCGGTTCGTACGTATACGTCGGGAGCGCCTTCGGTCCGGGGGGACTTCGAGCGCGCACTGCACGGCACGCCCGCGGCGACGGCGCCCTCCACTGGCACATCGACTACCTCAGGTCCGTGACCACGCTGGTGGCCATCTGGTACACGCACGATGAGACGCGACGCGAGTGCCAATGGGCCTCCCTCCTGCACACCTCCTCACTCATGCCCATTCCCATGGCAAACTTCGGGGCGTCCGATTGTAGCTGTTCTGCCCATCTCGCCGCCTTCGAGTCGCCCCCCTCCTTTGCGGATTTCTGCACACAGGCAAGGCATAAAGCGCCTGACCACGCCCCAATCCATCGCACCAGCCCCTCAACGATTCTAGAGGGATAATGTGGGATCCTGGAAACCCCCACTCCCAGCTGCGACGTATGATGTTGCCGTAGGGCACTTTCCGTCCGTCCCTTCGCTCCTCGTCCTCACAACTCCCCTCACTGTTGCCTGTGGCTTTTGCTCCCTGCGTTTTTCCCCGGTGCCGTCGCCTGTTGCTGCTCGCCCTGCTCATTGGAGGCGTGAGCCTCGCCTTCGATCCCTCCCGCTCCGCCGCCGTACAGGCCCACTCCCCGTCGGCGCCCGATTCTACGGAGTTTGTGGGAGACTGGGTGGGAACACTTACCGTCGGAAATACCAACATGCGTGTCGTCTTTCGCCTTCAAACCGACGCCGAGGGCAGACTCGTGGGCAGCATGGATAGCCCCGATCAGGGCGCGACGGACATTCCCCTCGGGGCCGTCCTCGCAACGAAAGATACGCTACGGCTTCGCGTGCCCTCCATCGCCGGAGCGTACGCTGGGGTGTACCGCGATAGCACAGATGTGCTGGAGGGCGTGTGGATTCAAGGGGGCCAGCGTCTTCCGCTCTCTCTGAAACGGACCGAAGATGCCCCAACCGTACGCCGCCCCCAGGAGCCCAGCATGCCTCTCCCATACAAGAGCGAGACCGTCTCTTTTCGTAGCGAGGCAGCAGGAGCCACGCTGCGCGGCACCCTCACGCTCCCCGACACAACAGCCCCCGTTCCAGGTGTCGTCCTCGTGGCGGGCTCCGGCCCCAGCGACCGTAACGCCACCATCATGGGGCACAAGCCCTTCCTCGTCCTCGCCGATGCTCTTACCCGGCAGGGATACGCGGTCCTGCGCTTCGACGAGCGCGGCGTCGGCCAGTCCGGCGGCACACAAGCAGGAGCTACAAGCGCCGATCTCGCCGAAGACGTTACGGCCGCCGTGGAGGCCCTTACGCAACGCACGGAGGTGGCGTCCAACCAGATTGGAATTATCGGCCACAGCGAGGGCGGCCTCATCGCCCCGATGGTGGCCGCGAAGACCGACCTCGTCTCCTTCCTCGTCCTGCTCGCAACACCTGGCCTGCCCGGCGACGTCATTCTGGCCGACCAACTGGACCGCCGGATCCGCCGCCAGGGTGCCACCCGTCGCATCCGAGCGCTTCAGCGCGGCACTCAGCAGCGCATCTTCGAGATCTTGAAGCAGGACGCCGACTCGGCCTCCATCGCAAGTCAACTGCGAAAGGTCATGATCCAGTCTCGCGGCATCAGCGGCGAGCAAACGATCCAGCGTGAGGTCCAGCGCCTCATGGATCCCTGGCTCCGATTCTTCATCTCACACGACCCGCGCGCCCCCCTCCGTAAGATCGACGTGCCGGTGCTGGCGCTG is part of the Salinibacter sp. 10B genome and encodes:
- a CDS encoding GIY-YIG nuclease family protein, with the protein product MQNVPGTYALLLRASTARTITVGALGDLQVSPGSYVYVGSAFGPGGLRARTARHARGDGALHWHIDYLRSVTTLVAIWYTHDETRRECQWASLLHTSSLMPIPMANFGASDCSCSAHLAAFESPPSFADFCTQARHKAPDHAPIHRTSPSTILEG
- a CDS encoding alpha/beta fold hydrolase — protein: MAFAPCVFPRCRRLLLLALLIGGVSLAFDPSRSAAVQAHSPSAPDSTEFVGDWVGTLTVGNTNMRVVFRLQTDAEGRLVGSMDSPDQGATDIPLGAVLATKDTLRLRVPSIAGAYAGVYRDSTDVLEGVWIQGGQRLPLSLKRTEDAPTVRRPQEPSMPLPYKSETVSFRSEAAGATLRGTLTLPDTTAPVPGVVLVAGSGPSDRNATIMGHKPFLVLADALTRQGYAVLRFDERGVGQSGGTQAGATSADLAEDVTAAVEALTQRTEVASNQIGIIGHSEGGLIAPMVAAKTDLVSFLVLLATPGLPGDVILADQLDRRIRRQGATRRIRALQRGTQQRIFEILKQDADSASIASQLRKVMIQSRGISGEQTIQREVQRLMDPWLRFFISHDPRAPLRKIDVPVLALAGAKDQQVAPDTNQTAIAEALNASRNASVTVRTLDGLNHLFQPAETGAPSEYGRIEETFDPKALDVIIDWMDAQVASR